In Aureibaculum algae, the following are encoded in one genomic region:
- a CDS encoding glucoamylase family protein: protein MIKRITYILLLITIISCKDDTYVYEPPVIIDPDPVPTLTDEELLDLTQKETFKYFWDFAHVNSGAARERYHPGNPLNDANTVTTGGTGFGLMAILVGVERGFVSRTEASERLTKILIFLENADRFHGAWPHWLDGDTGAVKPFSTKDNGGDLVETAFLVQGLICVKEYFKNGNDSEKELAAKADVLWKGVDWNWYTNGNNELLWHWSPNFGFDINLRLKGYNETLITYILAAASPDYSISKEVYEEGWADNGTIKSTETQYGFPLVLKHAGAPQFGGPLFFAHYSYLGLNPTNLSDQYANYWQLNVSHANINYQYCVENPKNFRDYGKDGWGLTASYSRNTDGSIGYMAHSPTNDIGVISPTAAISSIPYTPQESLKALHYFYEHKDILLGPAGFYDAFSPQYNDWVAEAYLAIDQGPQIIMIENYRTGLLWNLFMQNNDVKNGLNKLGFNY, encoded by the coding sequence ATGATTAAAAGAATCACATATATACTATTACTAATTACAATTATTTCGTGTAAAGACGATACATACGTATATGAGCCACCTGTGATAATTGACCCAGACCCTGTACCAACACTTACAGATGAAGAGTTATTAGATCTAACACAAAAAGAAACCTTCAAGTATTTTTGGGATTTTGCTCATGTTAATTCTGGAGCAGCAAGAGAACGTTATCATCCTGGTAATCCTTTAAATGATGCCAATACAGTAACTACAGGAGGAACAGGTTTTGGATTAATGGCTATTTTAGTTGGTGTAGAACGAGGGTTTGTAAGTAGAACAGAAGCATCAGAAAGGCTAACTAAAATTTTAATTTTTTTAGAAAATGCAGACCGCTTTCATGGAGCGTGGCCACATTGGTTAGACGGAGATACAGGTGCTGTAAAACCTTTTAGTACCAAAGATAATGGTGGTGATTTAGTGGAAACGGCCTTTTTAGTGCAAGGTTTAATCTGTGTTAAAGAATATTTTAAAAACGGAAATGATTCCGAAAAGGAACTGGCAGCAAAAGCAGATGTTCTTTGGAAAGGAGTAGATTGGAACTGGTATACAAACGGTAATAATGAGCTGTTATGGCATTGGAGCCCTAATTTTGGTTTCGATATAAATTTAAGACTGAAGGGGTATAATGAAACCTTAATCACCTATATTTTGGCCGCAGCATCACCAGATTATAGTATTTCAAAAGAAGTTTATGAAGAAGGCTGGGCGGATAACGGTACTATAAAATCAACTGAAACTCAATATGGATTCCCATTGGTATTGAAACATGCTGGTGCTCCACAATTCGGTGGGCCTTTGTTTTTTGCTCACTATTCTTATTTGGGTTTAAATCCCACCAATTTATCAGATCAATATGCTAATTATTGGCAGCTAAATGTAAGTCATGCTAATATCAATTATCAATACTGTGTAGAAAACCCTAAAAACTTTAGAGACTATGGAAAAGACGGTTGGGGGTTGACCGCAAGTTATTCTAGAAATACTGATGGCTCCATAGGTTATATGGCTCATAGTCCAACTAACGATATTGGTGTTATTTCTCCAACGGCTGCAATAAGTTCTATACCCTATACCCCTCAAGAATCTTTAAAAGCATTACATTATTTTTATGAACATAAAGATATTTTGTTAGGTCCAGCCGGTTTTTATGATGCCTTTAGTCCGCAATACAATGATTGGGTAGCGGAAGCTTATTTAGCAATAGATCAAGGTCCACAAATTATAATGATAGAAAATTATAGAACAGGGTTATTGTGGAATTTATTTATGCAAAACAATGATGTTAAAAATGGATTAAACAAATTAGGATTTAATTATTAA